A window of the Anoplolepis gracilipes chromosome 11, ASM4749672v1, whole genome shotgun sequence genome harbors these coding sequences:
- the LOC140671327 gene encoding uncharacterized protein: MTETVVHGNFAIEVFDPNVTNWKRWLRRFEGAVMVFKVPEGQKIAYLLHFIGSSSFDFIYDKLAPEDPYSKTYTFLTEKLAEYYAPAPLEIAENYRFHQRKQSEGESTALRNQLVFGLANKRAQSRLLETKDLTFEKAMEMATAMELLEKDVDQIQAGPVNVAAINQKVTLGQKKNERPLIKKKTQTKAIAVNKRRGGANSSSANFADTNIVCFRCGGKHLATNCTLDRNITCRNCGIRGHLQKVCKKKSKVSANELGEILSVQAEHEEFREKFYCTLVLERKQRPVNRA, from the exons ATGACGGAGACGGTAGTCCATGGGAACTTCGCGATAGAAGTTTTTGATCCAAATGTTACAAATTGGAAAAGATGGCTAAGGCGTTTCGAAGGAGCCGTTATGGTTTTCAAGGTCCCGGAAGGACAGAAGATCGCttacttattacattttatcggCTCATCTTCTTTCGATTTCATTTACGATAAATTGGCACCCGAGGACCCATATTCAAAAACTTACACTTTTCTAACGGAAAAATTAGCGGAATATTACGCGCCGGCACCGCTGGAAATCGCTGAAAATTATCGGTTTCATCAAAGGAAACAGAGTGAAGGCGAATCC ACTGCTCTGAGAAATCAATTAGTCTTCGGATTAGCGAACAAACGGGCGCAATCGAGATTGCTCGAAACCAAGGATCTGACGTTCGAGAAGGCGATGGAAATGGCAACGGCTATGGAACTATTGGAAAAAGACGTTGACCAGATTCAAGCTGGACCGGTAAACGTGGCTGCCATAAATCAAAAAGTTACATTGGGACAGAAGAAAAACGAACGACCgttaataaagaagaaaacgcAAACAAAAGCAATTGCTGTAAACAAGAGGCGTGGCGGTGCGAACTCATCGTCCGCTAACTTTGCTGATACAAATATTGTTTGTTTTAGATGTGGAGGTAAACATTTAGCGACAAACTGTACGTTAGACAGAAACATTACTTGCAGAAATTGCGGAATAAGAGGCCATTTACAGAAGGTGtgcaagaaaaaaagcaaGGTGTCGGCAAACGAGTTGGGCGAGATTCTATCGGTGCAAGCTGAACACGAAGAATTTCGggagaaattttattgtacgcTAGTCTTGGAAAGAAAACAG AGACCCGTTAATAGGGCGTGA